The Chitinophagales bacterium genome has a window encoding:
- the rocD gene encoding ornithine--oxo-acid transaminase, with protein sequence MMNTVNTSNETQRLLEKESKYGAHNYHPLPVMLTKGEGVFVWDVDGKRYYDFLSGYSALNQGHRHPKVMKAFYEQAEKLTLTSRAFHADALGEFAEYITGYFGYDKVLPMNTGAEAVETALKLARRWGYHVKGIEDNKAKIIVCDGNFHGRTINIISFSNDPDSNKDFGPYTPGYEIIPYNDTEALEKALQDKNVAAFMVEPIQGEAGVVVPDDGYLSKAYAICKEANVLFIADEIQSGLARTGKMLACDYDEVHPDILILGKALSAGVMPVSAVLANDEIMLTIKPGEHGSTYGGNPLACKVAIASLQVLKDEKMAENATVMGEYLREKLRGLNNRHISLVRGKGLLNAIVINHPDKDAAYEVCLKMMENGLLAKPTHGDKIRFAPPLTITKEQLDECIDIIARSMEVLS encoded by the coding sequence ATGATGAACACAGTAAATACTTCGAACGAGACACAGAGATTATTAGAAAAGGAAAGTAAATACGGAGCTCATAATTATCATCCGTTGCCCGTAATGCTGACCAAAGGAGAAGGCGTTTTTGTATGGGACGTTGATGGTAAGCGTTATTACGACTTCCTGTCAGGCTATTCCGCGCTCAACCAGGGGCATCGTCACCCTAAGGTGATGAAGGCGTTTTATGAGCAGGCAGAAAAGCTTACGCTCACATCCCGTGCTTTTCATGCTGATGCATTGGGAGAGTTCGCTGAATATATAACAGGTTATTTTGGTTATGATAAGGTATTGCCTATGAATACGGGTGCTGAAGCGGTAGAAACTGCTCTGAAGCTGGCACGCCGCTGGGGTTACCATGTAAAAGGTATCGAGGATAATAAAGCGAAGATCATAGTATGTGATGGCAACTTCCATGGACGTACCATCAATATCATTTCTTTCAGCAACGATCCCGACTCTAACAAGGATTTTGGTCCTTATACACCGGGGTACGAGATCATACCTTATAACGATACCGAAGCACTGGAAAAAGCACTGCAGGATAAAAACGTAGCTGCTTTTATGGTAGAACCTATACAGGGCGAGGCCGGGGTAGTAGTGCCCGACGATGGCTACCTCTCAAAAGCATATGCTATTTGTAAAGAAGCTAATGTGCTCTTTATAGCAGATGAGATACAGTCAGGCCTGGCACGTACCGGTAAAATGCTGGCTTGCGATTATGACGAAGTTCATCCTGACATCCTGATATTAGGTAAGGCGCTATCAGCAGGTGTTATGCCTGTGTCTGCAGTTCTGGCTAATGATGAGATCATGTTGACTATCAAGCCGGGCGAGCATGGTTCTACTTATGGTGGTAACCCGCTGGCATGTAAGGTAGCAATTGCCTCATTACAGGTACTGAAAGATGAAAAAATGGCGGAAAATGCTACGGTAATGGGTGAGTACCTGCGTGAAAAACTACGTGGACTAAACAACCGGCATATTTCACTGGTGCGCGGTAAAGGTCTGCTGAACGCAATCGTAATCAACCATCCTGATAAAGACGCTGCTTATGAAGTATGTCTGAAAATGATGGAGAATGGTCTGTTGGCCAAGCCGACTCATGGTGATAAGATCAGGTTTGCTCCACCATTGACCATTACAAAAGAACAACTGGATGAGTGTATTGACATTATAGCCCGCAGTATGGAAGTATTGTCTTAA
- a CDS encoding Inward rectifier potassium channel Irk, whose translation MASHFRRNKKNIEAVENTGFSSLSNTEGSRLINKDGSTNLRKTGMPFLERISLFHTLIHMKWPKFLLIVFLFYTAINSLFALIYVIIGVESLKGVSMEAESLLNGFEQAFFFSSQTLTTVGYGHITPLGLGANIAAALESFVGILSFAMMTGLLYGRFSLPRAYIKFSENVLVAPHKGYRALMIRLASYKNNHITDVEAKMTMAMHYKDNGKDVTRFYTPKLEIEKITSLALSWTLVHLIDEESPLFELGLEELKQTDIEIMFHVKGFDDHFSNIVQQRTSYTANEIVYGAKFLPAFHRSEDGTTTVLELDKLNLYEPAKVPEPNQSLINS comes from the coding sequence ATGGCGAGCCACTTTCGCAGAAATAAAAAGAATATTGAAGCCGTAGAGAATACCGGCTTTTCCAGCCTCAGTAATACAGAGGGGAGCCGCCTTATAAACAAAGACGGCAGCACCAACCTGCGCAAGACCGGTATGCCTTTTTTGGAGCGTATCAGCCTGTTTCACACGTTGATACATATGAAATGGCCTAAGTTCCTGCTGATCGTATTCCTGTTCTATACTGCCATAAACTCACTGTTTGCACTGATTTATGTGATTATAGGGGTTGAAAGCCTGAAAGGGGTAAGTATGGAGGCAGAGAGCCTGCTGAATGGTTTCGAACAAGCCTTCTTTTTTAGTTCACAAACACTCACAACGGTGGGTTACGGCCATATTACTCCATTAGGGCTTGGCGCTAATATAGCAGCAGCATTAGAATCATTTGTAGGTATCCTGTCATTTGCCATGATGACGGGTTTGCTCTACGGACGTTTTTCTTTGCCAAGGGCTTATATCAAGTTCAGCGAAAATGTATTGGTAGCGCCTCATAAAGGTTATCGTGCGTTGATGATAAGACTCGCTTCTTATAAGAATAACCATATTACCGATGTAGAAGCTAAGATGACCATGGCCATGCACTATAAGGATAATGGTAAAGATGTGACCCGTTTTTATACACCAAAACTGGAAATTGAGAAGATAACCTCGCTGGCACTCAGCTGGACACTCGTTCACCTTATAGATGAAGAAAGCCCGCTGTTTGAGCTAGGGTTAGAAGAACTGAAACAGACTGATATAGAGATCATGTTTCATGTAAAAGGCTTCGATGATCATTTCTCAAATATTGTTCAGCAACGTACCTCATACACAGCCAACGAGATAGTATATGGTGCTAAGTTCCTGCCTGCTTTCCATCGTTCAGAAGATGGTACTACAACTGTGCTGGAACTGGACAAACTGAACCTGTATGAACCTGCAAAAGTGCCCGAGCCCAACCAGTCGTTGATAAATTCTTAA
- a CDS encoding acyltransferase, producing the protein MDNGSSNIVRKLFGLRREYSVGFYITDFLFRKIFRQNAGVKWPIHHTSTIHNPSRLKVGKETFPADSPGVYINALNGIFIGDYTNLGPNVGIISANHDFIDNSQPADAPPIHIGRFCWLGMGAIVLPGVQLGDFTIVGAGAIVTQSFPEGYCIIAGNPAKVIKQLNQEACEAFAKSRA; encoded by the coding sequence ATGGATAACGGCTCGTCAAATATCGTCCGGAAACTGTTTGGCTTACGCAGGGAATACAGCGTAGGTTTCTATATAACAGATTTCCTGTTCAGGAAGATATTCAGGCAGAATGCCGGCGTGAAATGGCCCATACATCATACCAGTACCATTCACAACCCATCGAGGCTGAAAGTTGGTAAGGAGACATTTCCTGCGGATTCGCCCGGGGTATATATCAATGCGTTGAATGGTATTTTTATTGGTGATTATACTAATCTGGGACCTAATGTAGGTATCATATCCGCCAATCATGATTTCATCGACAACAGTCAGCCGGCCGATGCACCGCCTATCCATATCGGCAGGTTCTGCTGGCTGGGCATGGGGGCGATAGTTTTGCCGGGCGTACAGTTGGGCGACTTCACCATTGTAGGGGCAGGGGCGATCGTAACACAAAGTTTCCCGGAAGGGTATTGTATTATAGCAGGCAATCCTGCAAAAGTTATCAAACAATTAAACCAGGAAGCGTGTGAAGCTTTTGCAAAAAGCAGAGCATAA
- a CDS encoding YfhO family protein, protein MGSFDFKKLLPHVYILLSFIVIAFMFSYPQLDGKVLYQSDYVQWKAMAKEGIDWHEKTGENVMWSNSMFGGMPTFTYYVGHISNYIYPIQEGIMNVLGKPAGFLFLAMLGFYILSLVLGFDKWVRIAGAVAYAFSTYNITLIEGGHETKMWALAYVPMVIAGLLVMYRGKYWTGIPLLGLPMALLMWTSHYQIMYYAIFIIIGLVITLFVIALREGNLKTFFIASVVSLLTAAVSVGPNLQIFLSTLEYNKTTMRGGESELTINHDADKKSGGLDKDYAFGWSNAWGESFTVLVPMLYGGSNRENVGEGSETYDVMTGLGVPDQQAEGFASGLPTYWGPQPFTGGPFYFGAIIIFLFVLGVMIIKSPHKWWILAVSLLAFLMSTGKHFPSFNYFLFDTLPGFNKFRIPNMILVIPQLLFPLLGAWALNDVLKDKLSKEEVWKQAKMAGIITGGLCLLLAFGSSMFFDFKSFRDPQLQQQLTQSFQNEDAANKVLSAIQSDRSSMAMKSGITSALFIALAVGLLWAYSKNKIKGQHVAMAIIALVAIDLMRIDSRYMNEENYVDPDQYEAQFTPRPVDRQIMQDPDPYYRVLDLSVDPFNNAMQAAHHKCIGGYSPAKMELYQDMIDVHMRSGFNQQVLNMLNTKYFISPQGKNGEPVPIPNPEACGNAWFVDNIQWEATADDEIMALNAPALGTPDTLATSFRPLQTAVIRDTYKPELGNYQFGKDSAAVVKLDKYGLNTISYYANNSRDGFAVFSDIYYPFGWKAYVDGNETPIYKVDYLLRGLKLPAGEHKIEFRFHPEKFYTADKVAMVSSVLLLLAAFGSIFMAVKGGNKEA, encoded by the coding sequence ATGGGATCATTTGATTTTAAGAAACTACTACCACACGTTTATATACTATTAAGCTTTATTGTTATCGCTTTTATGTTCAGCTATCCGCAACTGGATGGCAAGGTGTTGTACCAGAGCGATTATGTACAGTGGAAGGCCATGGCGAAGGAGGGTATAGACTGGCATGAAAAAACAGGTGAGAATGTGATGTGGAGTAACTCCATGTTCGGTGGTATGCCCACATTTACCTACTATGTTGGCCATATCAGCAACTATATCTACCCGATACAGGAAGGTATCATGAATGTATTGGGCAAACCGGCAGGTTTCCTATTCCTGGCAATGCTCGGTTTTTATATACTATCCCTGGTGCTGGGTTTTGATAAGTGGGTGCGCATCGCAGGAGCGGTAGCTTATGCTTTCTCAACCTATAATATAACCCTGATAGAAGGTGGACACGAAACCAAGATGTGGGCACTGGCATATGTACCTATGGTCATAGCCGGTCTGTTGGTGATGTATCGAGGTAAATACTGGACGGGGATACCGCTCTTAGGTTTGCCAATGGCATTGCTTATGTGGACATCGCACTACCAGATCATGTACTATGCCATATTCATTATTATTGGTTTGGTCATTACCCTTTTTGTAATTGCATTACGCGAAGGTAACCTGAAGACCTTTTTTATCGCTTCAGTGGTTTCTTTGTTAACAGCCGCTGTAAGCGTGGGGCCTAACCTGCAGATATTCCTCTCTACACTGGAGTACAACAAAACCACCATGCGTGGTGGCGAAAGCGAACTGACCATTAACCACGATGCAGATAAAAAAAGCGGTGGGCTGGATAAGGACTATGCCTTTGGCTGGAGTAATGCATGGGGCGAAAGTTTTACCGTGTTGGTGCCTATGTTGTATGGTGGTTCTAACAGGGAAAATGTAGGAGAAGGTTCTGAAACATACGATGTAATGACAGGGCTTGGTGTGCCGGATCAACAGGCAGAAGGCTTTGCATCGGGGCTGCCAACTTATTGGGGACCTCAGCCATTTACAGGTGGTCCGTTCTATTTCGGAGCAATTATCATTTTCCTGTTTGTATTAGGGGTAATGATCATAAAAAGCCCGCACAAATGGTGGATACTTGCAGTGAGCTTACTTGCATTTTTGATGTCTACAGGAAAGCATTTTCCGTCGTTTAACTATTTCCTGTTCGACACACTGCCTGGTTTCAATAAGTTCCGTATCCCGAACATGATATTGGTGATACCTCAACTGTTGTTCCCGCTTCTGGGCGCATGGGCGCTGAATGATGTACTGAAAGATAAATTATCAAAGGAGGAAGTATGGAAGCAGGCTAAAATGGCCGGTATCATTACCGGTGGGCTCTGCCTGCTGCTGGCGTTTGGCAGCAGTATGTTCTTCGATTTCAAATCGTTCAGGGATCCTCAACTGCAGCAACAACTCACGCAATCATTCCAGAATGAGGATGCAGCTAATAAAGTATTAAGCGCTATTCAGTCAGACCGCTCGTCTATGGCCATGAAGTCCGGTATTACAAGTGCGCTGTTCATAGCATTAGCGGTAGGCCTGCTGTGGGCTTATTCAAAAAATAAGATCAAGGGACAGCATGTGGCAATGGCTATTATTGCACTAGTAGCTATTGACCTGATGAGGATAGATAGCCGCTATATGAATGAAGAGAATTACGTAGACCCCGATCAGTATGAGGCGCAGTTTACACCACGGCCGGTGGACCGACAGATCATGCAGGACCCTGACCCGTATTATCGTGTGCTGGATTTGTCAGTTGATCCGTTCAATAATGCAATGCAGGCAGCTCATCATAAATGTATCGGTGGTTATAGTCCTGCTAAAATGGAGCTATACCAGGATATGATAGATGTACACATGCGTTCCGGATTCAACCAGCAGGTGCTGAATATGCTGAATACGAAATACTTCATATCTCCGCAGGGCAAGAATGGCGAACCTGTTCCCATACCTAACCCTGAGGCATGCGGCAATGCATGGTTTGTCGATAATATTCAGTGGGAAGCTACTGCTGATGATGAGATCATGGCGCTGAACGCTCCCGCACTCGGAACGCCGGATACATTGGCCACCTCTTTCAGGCCATTGCAGACAGCGGTTATTCGTGATACTTATAAACCGGAATTAGGTAATTATCAATTTGGTAAAGACAGTGCTGCTGTTGTGAAACTGGATAAATACGGCTTGAATACCATCAGCTATTATGCTAACAACAGCAGGGATGGTTTTGCGGTGTTCTCTGATATTTATTATCCTTTCGGTTGGAAGGCTTATGTTGATGGTAATGAAACTCCCATCTATAAAGTTGACTACCTGCTGAGAGGTTTAAAGTTACCTGCGGGTGAACATAAAATAGAATTCAGGTTCCACCCTGAGAAGTTTTATACTGCGGATAAAGTAGCTATGGTTTCCAGCGTATTGTTATTGCTGGCTGCGTTTGGTTCTATATTCATGGCAGTGAAGGGAGGCAATAAAGAAGCTTAG
- a CDS encoding tungsten formylmethanofuran dehydrogenase yields MDKRSETLSNDILLKAYRLMMTAKAMAETYEANRPICKYVHSTSRGHEAIQLATGFLLESCDYVSPYYRDESMMLGMGYRPYEMMLQLLAKGDDPFTGGRAYYNHPNIRREHFPSIIHQSSATGMQAIPTTGVAQGIKYIEQQKLIDYKTPPVVVCSLGDGSVTEGEVSEAFQFAVLHQLPIIYLIQDNDWGISVSSDEARTMNAYEFAAGFKGMERVKVNGSDFADSYKTMQYTIDWVRKERRPILVHAKVPLLGHHTSGVRKEWYRTEEDLAKHAQDDPGPKLRKRLLQKGITEDQLDAIEAEELTFVRSEFEKAVAAPDPDPATVSDYVFAPTPITEEKGVRNPGTGDKTVMVDAALHAIEELMRDHPEALFYGQDVGGRIGGVFREAATLAQKFGDTRVFNTAIQEAYIIGSTIGMSALGLKPIVEVQFADYIYPGLNQLVTEISKSCYLSCGKFPVSNIIRVPIGAYGGGGPYHSGSVESTLATIKGIKIAYPSNTADMKGLMKAAFYDPNPVVMLEHKGLYWSKVPGTEDAKMIEPDKDYVVPFGKGLLVAEASDAAMEIGASMCVITYGMGVHWAKNAAKRFDDQIDIVDIRTIFPLDEELIYNTVRKHGKCLVLTEEQLNNSFCEALAGRISQNCFQSLDAPVATLGALNLPAVPMNMGLEAAMLPNVDKVAEKMRELLSY; encoded by the coding sequence ATGGATAAAAGATCAGAAACACTCTCTAACGATATATTGTTGAAAGCCTACAGGCTGATGATGACCGCTAAAGCTATGGCGGAAACATACGAAGCCAACAGGCCTATATGTAAATACGTGCACAGTACCTCGCGCGGGCACGAAGCCATACAACTGGCTACGGGTTTCCTGCTGGAGTCTTGCGACTATGTGAGCCCTTATTACAGGGACGAGAGCATGATGCTGGGCATGGGTTACCGTCCATACGAGATGATGCTGCAACTGCTGGCCAAAGGTGATGATCCTTTTACAGGCGGACGCGCTTATTATAACCATCCCAATATCCGCAGAGAGCATTTCCCGAGTATCATACACCAGAGCAGTGCCACAGGTATGCAGGCCATACCTACTACCGGCGTTGCGCAGGGTATAAAATATATTGAACAGCAAAAGCTCATCGACTACAAAACACCACCCGTTGTGGTTTGCTCATTGGGCGACGGCAGCGTTACCGAGGGTGAAGTGAGCGAGGCTTTCCAGTTTGCGGTATTGCACCAGTTGCCTATCATCTACCTGATACAGGACAACGACTGGGGTATATCTGTAAGTAGTGATGAGGCCCGCACGATGAACGCCTACGAATTTGCCGCAGGCTTCAAAGGCATGGAACGTGTAAAAGTGAACGGCAGCGACTTTGCCGACTCTTATAAGACCATGCAATACACCATCGACTGGGTACGCAAAGAACGCAGGCCGATACTGGTGCATGCCAAAGTTCCGCTTTTGGGACACCACACCAGCGGTGTACGTAAAGAGTGGTACCGTACCGAAGAAGACCTGGCCAAACACGCACAGGATGACCCCGGACCAAAGCTGAGGAAGCGCCTGCTGCAGAAAGGCATAACAGAAGACCAACTGGATGCTATAGAAGCCGAAGAACTGACTTTTGTACGTTCTGAATTTGAGAAAGCAGTTGCTGCTCCTGATCCCGACCCGGCTACCGTTAGCGACTACGTATTCGCCCCTACTCCTATAACGGAAGAGAAAGGAGTACGCAACCCCGGCACGGGCGATAAGACCGTAATGGTTGACGCTGCCCTGCACGCTATTGAAGAGCTGATGCGCGACCATCCCGAAGCCCTGTTCTACGGGCAGGATGTGGGCGGACGTATAGGTGGTGTATTCCGCGAAGCAGCTACACTGGCGCAGAAATTTGGTGATACAAGAGTATTCAACACGGCTATACAGGAAGCCTATATCATAGGCAGCACCATAGGCATGAGCGCCCTGGGGCTGAAACCAATAGTAGAGGTACAATTTGCCGACTATATATACCCGGGGCTGAACCAACTGGTAACAGAGATAAGCAAAAGCTGCTACCTGAGTTGTGGAAAGTTCCCCGTTTCTAATATCATACGTGTACCCATAGGCGCCTATGGCGGCGGCGGACCGTACCACAGCGGAAGCGTGGAAAGTACACTGGCCACGATAAAAGGTATCAAGATAGCCTACCCCAGCAACACGGCCGATATGAAAGGCCTGATGAAGGCTGCCTTCTACGACCCCAACCCTGTAGTGATGTTGGAGCACAAGGGACTGTACTGGAGCAAAGTGCCCGGCACGGAAGACGCTAAAATGATAGAGCCCGACAAAGATTACGTAGTGCCTTTCGGCAAAGGGCTGCTGGTAGCAGAGGCCTCAGATGCAGCTATGGAAATAGGCGCCAGTATGTGCGTTATCACCTACGGCATGGGCGTACATTGGGCTAAGAATGCCGCCAAGCGCTTCGACGACCAGATCGACATAGTAGACATCCGCACCATATTCCCGCTGGATGAAGAGCTGATATACAACACAGTTCGCAAGCATGGTAAATGCCTGGTGCTGACAGAGGAGCAACTGAACAACTCCTTCTGCGAGGCGCTGGCAGGACGCATATCCCAAAATTGCTTCCAGAGCCTGGACGCACCCGTGGCTACACTCGGCGCGCTGAACCTGCCCGCAGTACCTATGAATATGGGACTGGAAGCAGCCATGCTGCCCAACGTAGATAAGGTAGCTGAAAAGATGAGGGAACTACTGAGTTATTAA